In Remersonia thermophila strain ATCC 22073 chromosome 3, whole genome shotgun sequence, the following proteins share a genomic window:
- a CDS encoding mitochondrial 37S ribosomal protein mS41  codes for MKSLRISAALGLLFRPSATPSVTALGLRAQTQTRWAHKSASSGVPLVPSPIPFVPDVETFLTLIGRGLKQHASKFPTWESLFTLSSDQLRELGIEPARTRRYLLRWRENFRYGKFGPGGDFKYVENGTADLRVLEVEKSPLVKDRRVVNVPPGKKVDELSPGEMVRPKGYHVERVKAIVGPYALPKGIQFAQVKVTEGMWEDKRGHKVDGGERRREEVRFKKRVAERKALREAQGYY; via the coding sequence ATGAAGTCCCTAAGGATATCGGCTGCTCTGGGGCTCTTGTTCCGACCCAGCGCCACTCCCTCAGTCAcagccctcggcctccgaGCGCAAACACAGACACGATGGGCCCATAAGAGCGCATCCTCCGGGGTCCCGCTGGTCCCCTCGCCGATCCCCTTCGTTCCCGACGTCGAGACCTTCCTCACCctcatcggccgcggcctcaaGCAACACGCATCCAAATTCCCGACGTGGGAGTCCCTCTTCACCCTGTCGTCCGACCAGCTCCGGGAGCTGGGCATCGAGCCGGCACGGACAAGGAGATATCTGCTCCGGTGGAGGGAGAACTTCAGGTACGGCAAGTTCGGCCCTGGCGGGGACTTCAAGTACGTCGAGAACGGCACCGCGGATCTGAGGGTTCTGGAGGTCGAGAAGAGCCCGCTCGTCAAGGACAGGCGCGTCGTCAACGTGCCGCCGGGCAAgaaggtcgacgagctgtCTCCCGGGGAGATGGTTCGGCCAAAGGGTTACCACGTGGAGCGCGTCAAAGCCATCGTCGGCCCCTACGCCTTGCCTAAGGGGATCCAATTTGCGCAGGTCAAGGTCACGGAAGGCATGTGGGAGGACAAGCGGGGACACAaggtggatggcggcgagcggagAAGGGAAGAGGTCCGCTTCAAGAAGCGTGTGGCGGAGAGGAAGGCGCTCAGGGAAGCACAAGGGTACTATTAA